A stretch of the uncultured Desulfobacter sp. genome encodes the following:
- a CDS encoding FRG domain-containing protein, with the protein MIGSNQVGPWPLFRCGQKNALWSLLPKSGRTEYYKNYGRPLGEKEIFETWKRYALHFLPKEPLDDWDWLAVAQHHGLATRLLDWTKNPLVATYFAVEKCAKQDAAIFAFEICNSETSREEAIPFDIKRLHVCFPKGLSARIMSQRGLFTISNTPHQPLEKTLEDRLYKYTIASDGLSEIKQSLEFFGVDALSIFQDLDHLSDHLNDYVKQRKKFYPLNPMFADASTIPHG; encoded by the coding sequence TTGATCGGTTCAAACCAGGTCGGCCCATGGCCGTTATTCAGATGTGGACAAAAAAATGCATTATGGAGCCTTCTTCCAAAATCTGGGCGTACAGAATATTATAAGAATTATGGCAGACCCTTGGGAGAAAAGGAAATTTTTGAGACATGGAAGCGATACGCCCTGCATTTTCTACCCAAAGAGCCACTTGACGACTGGGATTGGCTGGCCGTTGCGCAGCACCACGGATTAGCCACGCGCCTCTTGGACTGGACAAAGAATCCACTAGTAGCAACATATTTCGCAGTCGAAAAATGTGCAAAGCAAGATGCTGCCATCTTTGCTTTTGAAATTTGCAATAGCGAGACATCAAGAGAAGAAGCTATTCCCTTTGATATAAAGCGACTTCATGTTTGTTTTCCAAAGGGCCTCAGTGCCAGAATCATGAGCCAAAGAGGGCTTTTTACCATCAGTAACACGCCACATCAACCTTTAGAAAAAACGCTGGAGGACAGGCTTTACAAATATACCATCGCATCCGACGGACTTTCAGAAATAAAGCAATCCCTTGAATTTTTCGGGGTAGACGCATTAAGTATCTTTCAAGATCTGGACCATCTTTCTGATCATCTCAATGACTATGTGAAACAAAGAAAGAAATTTTATCCTTTGAACCCAATGTTTGCTGACGCGAGTACAATTCCACATGGATAA
- the pilB gene encoding type IV-A pilus assembly ATPase PilB: MAASTAQKSGSSLKSTIKDQSGAGKVKIGEILSKEGQITSIMLNEALSVQKKTNERLSGILLQRGYIDPDTIVNVLGRLYNYKVVSFSEIKPDPEALKLLPYDEAKKHLVFPLKLAGDDLHVCMSEPTDTDAVADLGKKAGKNIRAFVATENDIIQAYRDYYKISDEEYKSFLHFEDEAEDDEPVTSVDDFGSLVSEAAEELEVAAVDTDAGPDEFMASDAPIIKLVNGILTKAINDGVSDIHIEPFEKTFQVRYRLDGGMYKAMNLPLSIKNAVISRIKILAALDIAERRIPQDGRIKLRLGKKKSVDFRVSTLPTLFGESIVMRILDQSALSVDLTRLGFESGTFDMLKRCISRPYGLLLVTGPTGSGKTTTLYSILNRLNKDDIKILTAEDPVEFNFKGINQVPVKDEVGMTFAAALKAFLRQDPDIIMVGEIRDIDTAEIAIKAAMTGHLVFATLHTNDCPSTIGRLVDIGIPPYMLASSVTMVLSQRLGRRLCPDCKQVVTGHNPEDLELHGFHKNEIPDLTIYGPKGCPNCNGTGYKGRVGLYELMEVTDEVAKAISAEVAEDQLRKVAIAEGMVTLRDAGLVKVKSAETSLDEVLKKTVITKEALPAYLVNPDIEQYEDKDVIIREGNTDIDFFKLVQGAVYVVKGGKMIAEITQPGEYFGEMAAITGTSRSASIVSKGRSKIKRFPGDKLTEIIEKYPDVAKHLFTVLADRLNETDRKLVSLYNQIKKRKVNDSAS, translated from the coding sequence ATGGCCGCCAGCACAGCTCAAAAATCCGGATCCAGCCTTAAATCCACTATTAAAGATCAGTCTGGTGCCGGTAAAGTTAAAATCGGTGAAATCCTTTCCAAAGAAGGACAGATTACTTCCATTATGCTCAACGAAGCCCTTTCGGTCCAGAAAAAGACCAATGAGCGGCTTTCGGGTATTCTGCTCCAGAGAGGCTATATTGATCCGGATACCATCGTCAATGTGCTTGGACGACTATACAACTATAAAGTTGTCTCTTTTTCTGAAATAAAGCCCGACCCCGAGGCGCTGAAACTCCTGCCCTATGATGAAGCCAAAAAACATTTGGTTTTCCCCTTGAAGCTGGCCGGAGACGACCTGCATGTCTGTATGTCGGAACCCACGGATACGGATGCGGTTGCAGATCTTGGAAAAAAGGCTGGAAAAAATATCCGGGCTTTTGTCGCCACTGAAAATGACATTATACAGGCCTATCGCGATTATTATAAAATATCCGATGAAGAGTATAAAAGTTTCCTCCATTTTGAGGATGAGGCAGAAGATGATGAGCCGGTAACCTCTGTTGATGATTTCGGTTCCCTGGTGTCGGAGGCCGCCGAGGAGCTTGAGGTGGCTGCCGTTGACACAGATGCAGGTCCGGATGAGTTTATGGCTTCGGATGCCCCCATCATCAAACTGGTAAACGGTATCCTGACCAAAGCAATCAATGACGGCGTGTCGGATATACACATCGAACCCTTTGAAAAAACATTCCAGGTGCGCTACCGCCTGGACGGCGGCATGTACAAGGCCATGAACCTGCCGCTGTCTATTAAAAATGCCGTAATTTCAAGGATAAAGATTCTGGCCGCCCTGGATATTGCCGAACGTAGGATACCCCAGGACGGTCGAATCAAACTCCGGCTAGGCAAGAAAAAGTCCGTTGACTTTCGTGTGTCCACCCTGCCTACCCTGTTTGGCGAAAGCATTGTTATGCGTATCCTGGACCAGAGCGCATTGAGCGTTGATTTGACCCGTTTAGGTTTTGAATCCGGCACCTTTGACATGCTCAAACGCTGTATTTCAAGACCCTATGGCCTGCTGCTGGTGACCGGTCCCACAGGTTCAGGTAAAACCACGACATTGTATTCCATTCTCAATCGTTTGAACAAGGATGATATCAAGATCCTGACCGCTGAAGATCCGGTTGAATTCAACTTTAAAGGGATCAACCAGGTGCCGGTAAAAGATGAGGTCGGCATGACCTTTGCCGCTGCCCTGAAAGCCTTTCTCAGGCAGGACCCGGATATTATCATGGTGGGCGAGATTCGTGATATTGATACTGCTGAGATTGCCATTAAAGCAGCCATGACAGGCCATCTTGTGTTTGCCACCCTGCATACCAATGACTGTCCGTCAACCATTGGCCGACTTGTGGATATCGGTATTCCGCCCTATATGCTTGCCTCCTCGGTTACCATGGTTCTGTCCCAGCGTCTTGGACGCAGGCTTTGCCCGGATTGCAAGCAGGTGGTCACCGGGCACAATCCCGAAGATCTGGAACTGCATGGTTTCCATAAGAATGAAATTCCTGATTTGACCATTTATGGTCCTAAAGGCTGCCCTAATTGCAATGGTACCGGATACAAGGGTCGGGTTGGGCTTTATGAACTCATGGAAGTTACCGATGAGGTCGCTAAGGCCATCTCTGCAGAAGTGGCCGAAGATCAATTGCGCAAGGTGGCGATCGCCGAAGGCATGGTTACCTTGAGAGATGCTGGCCTTGTCAAGGTAAAATCCGCAGAGACATCTCTGGACGAAGTATTAAAGAAAACCGTTATCACGAAAGAGGCGCTACCCGCCTATCTGGTGAATCCCGACATTGAACAATACGAGGATAAGGATGTCATCATCCGTGAAGGCAACACGGATATTGACTTTTTCAAGCTTGTTCAAGGCGCTGTTTATGTGGTCAAGGGCGGTAAGATGATTGCAGAAATTACCCAGCCCGGAGAGTATTTCGGCGAAATGGCTGCCATCACCGGAACCTCAAGGTCTGCGTCTATTGTTTCAAAGGGCCGATCTAAGATTAAACGGTTCCCGGGAGATAAATTAACTGAAATTATAGAGAAATATCCTGATGTGGCCAAGCATCTTTTCACTGTTCTTGCTGACCGCCTGAATGAAACAGACCGCAAACTTGTCTCCCTTTACAACCAGATCAAAAAACGCAAAGTTAACGATAGCGCCTCCTAA
- a CDS encoding tyrosine-type recombinase/integrase: protein MERDAVDEFIFKTESTRNRLMLELMARGGMRIGEVLKLKPQDVQDRKLHLPNPKSGRVSEAVFIPQKVADMTDFDAHIVARSLN from the coding sequence TTGGAACGAGATGCTGTTGATGAATTCATATTCAAAACAGAGAGCACCAGAAACCGATTGATGCTTGAACTGATGGCAAGGGGCGGAATGAGGATTGGTGAGGTTCTGAAATTGAAGCCCCAAGATGTTCAGGACCGAAAACTTCATTTGCCTAATCCCAAAAGTGGCCGTGTATCAGAAGCCGTTTTTATCCCCCAAAAGGTGGCCGACATGACAGATTTTGATGCCCACATAGTCGCCCGTTCACTGAATTAG